One Haloferax litoreum genomic window, TACGTACGGCCAAACCGAGACGGGGAACATGATAATCAACAACTATCCGACTATGCCGGTTCGTCCTGGGTCGATGGGCAAACCACTTCCCGGTATCGACGCCGAAATCGTCGACCCAGAGACTGGCGAGGTTCTGCCGCCGGGTGAAACCGGGGAAATCGCGGAGCGAGGCGACTATCCCTGTTTCTTCGCAGAATACTGGAACAAACCCGAGCAAACACGCGCGTCGTTCATCGACGGTCCCGACGGGACGTGGTACCTCTCGGGTGACCTCGCACACAAAGACGAAGATGGATACTTCTGGTTCGAAGGCCGCGCAGACGACGTCATCCTCTCGTCTGGATACCGTATCGGTCCGTTCGAAGTCGAAAGCTCGCTTGGTGAACACCCCGCCGTCGCCGAGGCAGCAGTCGTCCCCAAGCCACACCCTGAACGTGGGAACATCGTCAAGGCGTTCATCGTCCCGAGTGCGGATGCAACCCCATCCGACGAACTCGCCGAGGAAATTAAAAATCACGTCAAGTCGGAACTCTCGGCGCACGAGTATCCACGTGAAATCGAATTCCGAGACGAACTCCCGAAGACGGTGACCGGAAAGATTCGTCGAACGGAGCTTCGAGACGAAGCAAAGCAGGAGGCGTCGTAGAGCAAGGTCGGCTTTCGCAACTTCCTCGCCGGTTACTCAGCCTCTGTTTTTCGAGCGTGTCTCGAGTACGGGATTCCCCATAGACGACGTGCCGGCCTAGTTCGGAGGCGTCAACGAAGGCCGAGACGACAACGGACGCGATACAGCCCGCCACCAACTAGAATGCGGAGTTCGACTTCAATCTCGTATGCTGTCTCGATTGGCGACGAGAGACGCCTGCGTACGTCGACTGCAGACTGGAAAGAGTCTTTGCGTGCTTCGAACAACGCTTCGTATTGGGCTGTGAGTCTTCCGAATGGAGTCACGCAGACCGTGTCGAAATGTCTGCTGTCCAGTGATACCAACGTTCGGCCGGTACGCTTGCAGCATACATCAAGCGGGCAATCACTCAACGAGGGTATCGTCCGGCCCGACGACAGTATATAATTGTGTGCGATAGTTGATATATGATTAACAAAGATTTATATATGATTATCACTTACAAAAGGTAAGCGATGTTCGCCCGTATCTCATCACGCTGCGGGCGGACGCCTTATTCGACCCATGAGTTCAGTAGAAATTACCACAGGAAGAGAACCCATCACATCGTCTGCCGACGAGAAAGGAGTCAACCGAAAAGAGCGAACTGAGTGCCCCGAGTGTGAAGGCCGCCTCGCCACAGACACAGAGCACGCGGAGACGACGTGTACCGAGTGCGGCCTCATCGTCGACGAAGACCACATCGACAGAGGGCCGGAGTGGCGGGCGTACACCGCAACCGAAAACGGTGACAGAAGCCGTGTCGGAGCGCCCACGACCAAACTCCTACACGACAAGGGGCTTTCGAGCCACATCGGGTGGGAGAACCGCGATAGCTACGGGAAGTCCCTGAGCACCCGCCAGCGTCGACAGGTCCAGCGTCTCCGAACCTGGGACGAACGGTTCCGGACCCGCGACCACAAAGAGCGAAACCTCAAACAGGCGCTCGGTGAAATCGACCGGATGGGGAGCACACTGGGCCTCTCAGACGACGTTCGTGAGACTGCGAGTGTCATCTACCGCCGTGCTCTCGAAGAAGGACTCCTGCCGGGTCGAACTATCGAAGGAATCGCGACGGCCTCGCTCTACGCCGCGGCCCGCCAGATGAAGACGCCGCGGAGTATCGTCGAAGTCGCTGCAGTGAGCCGTGTCGACGAAGTCGAGTTCAAGCGGGCCTACCGGTACATCGTCCGCGAACTGGGCTTGGCCGTCGAACCGGCAAGCCCACTGCAGTACGTGGGGCGACTGGCGTCGAGCCTCGATATCGACGTGGAGACAGAACGACTGGCCCGCGAACTGCTCACGACGGCCGAGGGGACGGGAACGTTCAACGGAAAGAGCCCGATTGGCCTCGCTGCCGCCGCAATCTATGCGGCTGGTCGACTCTCTGACAAGAACCTAACGCAGGACGAGATTGCCGACGTTGCAGAGATGAGTACGGTAACCATCCGCAACCGCTACCAGGAACTCCTGGACGTCTACGAAGCGACCCACTCAGTCGCGGTCTGACATCGTCGGTTCTTCACTGGACTTCTCTTCGGACCACACCATCTCTGAGTGGTTCTTGTCGTTCCAGTCGACGTATCCGTCTTCGAGCATCTCGACGACGGTCTGGCCGAGGTCTAACAGCTCTGTCCGAATTTTCGACGCAGTGTCTCCGTTGGGGACGACAGGGACCTGGAACCGGAGCGACTCTGCCACGGGGTCCCAGTAGAAGTCCATCTGCTCGATGAGGCCTTCCTCTCGAACGAGTTCGTACTCAGATTCGGACAAGTCCGTGTATTCTGCCCACTCGTTGAACGCTTCACTCCACGCACCGTCTCGGAATAACCCCTCTAATTCTCCCCGTCGCAGGTCGCTTTCACCCTCGATTACTTCACTCGCATCTAGTTCACCTGGCGTTCCTCGGTTCGTCAAGTCAGGCGAACCGGGTGTCTCGACATCCAGCACCATACGATAGCTGTTGGTGGGCAAAGACGTTAAATGACGTTGTCAGTTCGCGAGTTGTCGTGCATCAAACCGCATCGAGACGGGGAAGACGACGCGTCGAACGTGTTAGGCGTCGGGCCAGCGTTCGATGTAAATCGCCTTGTCCGTGTAGAAGTTGATCATATCCTCTCCCTGTGCGTGCAAGTCGCCGAAGAACGAATCCTTCCACCCACCGAAGTGGAAGAATGCCATCGGCGCGGCGGTTCCCGCGTTGACCGCCAAGTTGCCCGCATCGACTTCGTGGCGGAACCGTTTGGCGTCGCTGCCACGGTCAGTGAAGAGACTAGCGGCGTTGCCGAAGTCGCTCCGATTGACAATGTCGAGAGCGTGGTCGAAGTCACTCGCTTCGACGAGTGCGAGAACCGGTCCGAAGATTTCTTCGCGTGCGATTGTCGCATCGGGGTCCACGTCGCCGAAGATGGTCGGGCCGAGGAAACTTCCCTCGGCTGGTACCTCGACTTCACGTCCGTCGAGCAAGAGTTTTGCACCGTCTTCGATACCGGTCTCGATGTAGTCGAGGACGTTCTCACGGTGCTGACCGGAGATGAGTGGACCCATGTCCACGTCGTCACTCAGGCCGTCCGCGACGGTCATGTCCGCGGCCTCGTGGACGAGTCGCTCAGCGAACTCCTCGTAAATCGCCTCGTCGACCACGGCGACCGGGTTCGCGAGACAACGCTGGCCGGTGTTCGCGAACGCGGACCCGAGGGTCTGTTCGGCAGCGAAGTCGAGGTCCGCGGACTCGGCGACGACGATGTGGTTCTTCGCGCCACCTTGCGCTTGAACACGTTTTCCGTGCGTCGCGGCGGACTCGTAGACGTGCCTCGCGACGGGCGTACTCCCGACGAACGAGACGCCTTCGACCCCCGGGTGCTCGATGAGTGCGTTGACCGCATCGGCGTCGCCGTTGACGAGTTGAACGACACCGTCCGGGAATCCCGCCTCATCGACGAGTTCGACGATGCGCTGTGCCGTGACCGGAGTCTTCTCACTTGGTTTGAGAATGAAGGCGTTCCCCGTGGCAACCGCGTACGGGAGGAACCACAGCGGAATCATTCCGGGGAAGTTGAACGGCGTGATAGCCGCGAAGACACCGAGTGGTTTTCGAACGGCAGTCTCGTCTATCTCGGGTGCGGCGTTCGGGAGGTGGCCGGCCTGCATCATCGATGGGATGCCACAGGCGACTTCCACGTTTTCGATGCCGCGGCGGAGTTCGCCCTTCGCCTCTTTGAACGTCTTGCCGTGTTCGCGGACGAGAGTCTCGGCCAGCTCGTCCTGCTGGGCTTCGAGGAGATTCTTGAGTTCGAACATCGGTTGAATACGAGCTTCGACGGGCGTGTTCGCCCACTCCCCGAAGGCCGCCTGTCCGGCCTGAACAGCCTCGTCGACGTCGTCTGCTGTCGAGTAGTCGAGTGTTGCGACGGTGTCACCGGTTGCTGGGTTCGTCACTTGGCCGCCTGCCGGCCCCGTAGCGGGCGTCCAGTGGCCGTCGATGTAATTCTGGAGTTCGCGGGTCATCTATACCGCCACCCGGGTTCGTGTGAGCGCATACCACAATTCTGGAGTTCACTCATAAATAGGTCCGTGCCACTCCGACTCTCTGCCCGCGCCGGTGGCGACGATATTCGTCAGTAAACGAGGTCAGTTCGACACGCGAACGACCAGCGGGGGTGGTTAGAGATACAACTGGTTGTGTGCCTCAGGGCCAGAGGCCGCGGGACTCCTTCGCTTCGGCGATGCGAGTGATGCCGACGACGTACGCGGCGTCTCGCCACGTCACGTCGAGGTCGGCCTTCGTCTCACTCACGTTGTCCCACGCTTCGAGCATCGCGGTTTCGAGTTCGTCGTAGACGCGTTCGAGAGACCACGCACGACGGTTGATGTCCTGTAACCACTCGAAGTACGAAACGGTGACACCGCCGGCGTTCGCGAGAATGTCCGGGATGACTTCGACACCGCGTTCTTCGAGCATCTCGTCTGCGGCGAACGTCGTCGGCCCGTTCGCCCCTTCGACGACGAGGTCAGCCCGAATGTCTGCGGCGTTGTCTGCCGTGATGACGTCGCCGATGGCGGCCGGGATGAGCACGTCCACGTCGAGTTCGAGGAGTTCTTCGTTCGAGAGCGTCTCCGGCGCGTCGTACTTCAACACGGCTTCTGGCTCTTCTTCGTGTGTCGGCACGTCGTGGGTATCGAGGCCGTCTGCGTCGTAGATGGCACCGTTCACGTCTGAGACGGCGACGACAGTCGCACCGTAGTCGTCGAGCAATCGGGCGGCGTTCGCACCGACGGACCCGAATCCCTGGACGGCGACAGTCGTGTCCTCGATGTCCATGTCGTAGTGGTCGATGGCCTCACGCGCGATGATAGCGACGGACCGGCCCGGAGATTCCTCGCGGCCGTAACTGCCACCGATGACGGGTGGCTTGCCGGTTACGACGCCGGGCGTCGTCTCACCTTCTTGCATCGAGTACGCATCCATGAACCACGCCATGGTCTGGGCGTCGGTACCCATGTCAGGCGCAGGGATGTCTTTCTTCGGACCAACGAAGTCACGGAGTTCTTCGGCGAAGCGCCGCGTGAGTCGTTCTTTCTCACCGGTCGAGAGGTCCTTAGGGTCGACGACGATACCCCCTTTCCCGCCACCGAACGGGAGGTCCATCACGGCACACTTCCACGTCATCCACATCGAGAGACCGACGCACTCGTCTTCGGTCACGTCGGGGTGGTAGCGGAGACCACCTTTGTAGGGTCCACGGACGTCGTCGTGTTGAGACCGATACCCGGTGTACACTTCGACGGTGCCGTCGTCGCGTTTGAGTGGGACTGCGACGCGTTGAACCTTCGTTGGATGCTTCAACCGTTCGATGATACCGTCGTCGACGTCGACGAGCGATTCGGCGCGTTCCAGTTGGCGGCGGGCGTTGTCGAGTGCGGTGACGTGTTCCGCCTCGGTGTCGGAATCGTCCTGTCCGTCAGTGGTCGTCGCCATTAGGCCGTCACCCCCGGATGAACGCGACTGTACACGTCCTCTATCGCACCCTCGACTGCCTCGGCAATCCGCGAGACGGACGACTCACTCAGCGTCAACGGTGGCGAGAGCATCAGGTGGTCACCCGCGACGCCGTCGACGGACCCTTTGCCGGGGTACGTGTAGACACCTCGGTCGAGGGCGGCGTCGTAGACCTGTTTGTAGACCTTCTGAGAGGGGTCGAACGGTTCTTTCGTGTCTTTGTCCGCCACGAATTCGAGGCCGACCATCGGTCCAATCGCGCGGAAATCACCGACCATCGGATGGTCCGCAAGCGGGGCGAGTTCGGACGCGAGTTGCTGGCCACGTTGCTGGCCTCGTTCGAGGACACCGTCGGTGTACTGTTCGACGACGAAGTTCGCGACGGCCGCAGAGAGTGGGTTCCCGGCGAAAGTGTGCCCATGCGCGAACGAAACGTCCTCGCGCGCGAACTCGTCTGCGACTTTGTCGTTGACGAGGACGGCACTCATCGGCGTGTATCCGCTCGTGAGGCCCTTCCCGAGCGACATCATGTCCGGGGTGACGCCGTAGTGTTCCATCGCAAACAGCGGACCCGTTCGGCCGAACCCGGTCATCACTTCGTCTGCGATGAAGAGCACGTCGTACTCGTCACAGATGTCCCGAATCTCTTTGTAGTAAACTGGGTGGGGGGCCGCCGCAGGGATACTCGCACCACCGACAGGTTCGGCGACGAACGCTGCCACCGTGTCGGGGCCACGCTGACGAATCGTGGTCTCCAGTTCACGTGCCGCGGCACGGGCCTGTTCTTCGGGCGTGCCGTCGAACGACCAGCGGTAGGGATACGCCGGGGAGATGTGTTCCCAGTCCGTGAGGAACGGTTCGAAGCCCCGACGACGAAGCGTGTTACCCGTCGCAGAGAGGGCACCGAACGTCGCGCCGTGGTACGACTGCCAACGGGAGACGACGACGGATTTTTCTGGTTTTCCACGCGCACGGAAATACTCACGAGCGAGTTTGAACGCCGCTTCGTTGGCTTCACTCCCGGAGTTCGTGAAGAACACCTTCGAGAGGTCCCCCGGCGCACGTGTCGCGAGCGTGCGTGCGAGGTCCTCTGGTGCGTCGTGAGAGAAGTGAGAGAGACTGAGATACGAAACCTCTGCCGATTGAGATTCGAATATCTCCTCGATGCCCGGAACCGAGTGACCGAGGTTCGTCACCGCCGCGCCCGCCGCTGCGTCGATGAGTTTCTCACCGTCTTCGGTCACGAGGAACTCGTCGTGGGCGTGGTCGACTCTCGGAAGGTCTGGCTCGATACCACCTCCCCACTTGTAGAAGATGTGGTTGTGTTGTGCCATCTATCACGATTGACTGCATGCTATAATAAAATAAGTCTTACTGAGCACACTAGATTTCGTAGAGATTCTAAATCAGCAGAAGCATTTTCGAATGAGACCAGTCCTGCCGCTCTCCGTCGGGAACGGCGGAAAAGAGATGCGGGGCCGAATGCCAGACTGCGTGCGCGTCTCAGAGCGTCGGGTCCTGCTCGATAGGCACGTGGACCGTCTTCTCCTGAGTGTAACTCTTGAGCGTGTCACGCGCGCACTCGCGGCCCATACCCGAACGCTTGAATCCGCCGAACGGACTCCCAGTGACGGTTCGGCCGTAGTACTTGTTCACCCAGATGCTTCCGGCGTCGATGTCGGAAGCGGCGCGGTGGGCGAGCGAACCGTTCTCCGTCGCGACACCTGCTGCGAGTCCGAACTCCACGTCGTTGGCGAGTTCGATGGCCTCCTCGTATGTCTCGAAGGTGATGACCGTCTCGACGGGGCCGAAGATTTCCTCTTGGGCGATACGCATGTCGTTGTCTGCGTCGACGAAGACTGCGGGTTCGACGTACCAGCCATCTTCGAGTGAGTCGTCGTCGATTGTGTTGCCGCCCGTCGCGAGCGTGGCACCCTCTTCGACGCCGAGTTCGAGGTACGAGTTCACTTTCTCGTACTGTGCTTCCGAGACGAGCGGGCCGAACGTCGTCTCCTCGGAGAGTGGGTCACCGATGGTGTGGGACTCCACCTCTTCGACGAGGTGTTCGACGAACTCGTCGCGCACGTCTTCGTGGACGATAGCACGCGAGCACGCGTCACACGACTGCCCTGTGTTGTAGGTGATACTCCCGGCGACAGTCTCCGCGGCCTGTTCGACGTCGGCATCCGGGAAGACAACGAACGGTGATTTCCCACCGAGTTCGAGCGTTACCGGCGTGATGTTCTCCGCCGCCGCCGACATCACTGCCTCACCGGTCACGTCCTCGCCGGTGAACGAAACCTTCCGCACGTCGGCGTGTCCAGTCACGGACGCCCCCGCTTCGTCGCCGAACCCGGGGACGACGTTGAAGACTCCGTCGGGGAGGATTCCCTCGGAGAGTTCAGCGATTCGAAGCGCGGTGAGAGGACTCTGTTCGGCCGGTTTGAGGACGACGGAGTTACCCGCTGCGAGTGCGGGTCCAATCTTCCACGACGTGAGGACAAGGGGATAGTTCCACGGCGTGACACAACCGACGACGCCGTATGGCTCACGTCGGGTGTAGATGTGGGCGTCGTTCGCTGCCGCAATCTGCTTTCCTCCTTCGGCCCGGCAGATGTTCGCGTAGTATTCGATGAAGTCGAGTCCCTTCGTCACCTCTCCTTCGGCGTAGGCGAGTGGCTTCCCGGTGTCGAGACTTTCGAGCAGCGCAAGTTCGTCGAGGTTGTCTCGGAGGACACCAACCCACTCTTGGAGTGTCCGCGAGCGTTCCGCGGGCGTCGTCTCGCCCCACTCACCGTCGTAGGCGTTCCACGCTGCTTCGACAGCGGCGTCCACGTCTTCGTGGTCACATCGGGGAACTGAGAGAATGGGTTCGTCGACGACTGGGTCGCGAGTCTCGAACGTCTCGCCACTCGCGGCGGCGCGCGATTCGCCGTCGACCCATGCCTCGAACGTCCCGAGGGAACCGGCCTCCTCGATTGCTTGCTGGTGGTTCTCCTGAACCGAGTCTGTGTAGTGTTCTACTTCCATGGAGTCTGTCCTCGTCTACCACACACCACAAAATAATGGCTAATAAACCTAACTACAGAGCAATATTAGGACCCATATTTTGTAACTGCTACAATATTTTGACCTCAAAATACGAACGAGGGAAATCGAACGTCCGCGGTCGA contains:
- a CDS encoding transcription initiation factor IIB, whose protein sequence is MSSVEITTGREPITSSADEKGVNRKERTECPECEGRLATDTEHAETTCTECGLIVDEDHIDRGPEWRAYTATENGDRSRVGAPTTKLLHDKGLSSHIGWENRDSYGKSLSTRQRRQVQRLRTWDERFRTRDHKERNLKQALGEIDRMGSTLGLSDDVRETASVIYRRALEEGLLPGRTIEGIATASLYAAARQMKTPRSIVEVAAVSRVDEVEFKRAYRYIVRELGLAVEPASPLQYVGRLASSLDIDVETERLARELLTTAEGTGTFNGKSPIGLAAAAIYAAGRLSDKNLTQDEIADVAEMSTVTIRNRYQELLDVYEATHSVAV
- a CDS encoding CoA-acylating methylmalonate-semialdehyde dehydrogenase, whose protein sequence is MTRELQNYIDGHWTPATGPAGGQVTNPATGDTVATLDYSTADDVDEAVQAGQAAFGEWANTPVEARIQPMFELKNLLEAQQDELAETLVREHGKTFKEAKGELRRGIENVEVACGIPSMMQAGHLPNAAPEIDETAVRKPLGVFAAITPFNFPGMIPLWFLPYAVATGNAFILKPSEKTPVTAQRIVELVDEAGFPDGVVQLVNGDADAVNALIEHPGVEGVSFVGSTPVARHVYESAATHGKRVQAQGGAKNHIVVAESADLDFAAEQTLGSAFANTGQRCLANPVAVVDEAIYEEFAERLVHEAADMTVADGLSDDVDMGPLISGQHRENVLDYIETGIEDGAKLLLDGREVEVPAEGSFLGPTIFGDVDPDATIAREEIFGPVLALVEASDFDHALDIVNRSDFGNAASLFTDRGSDAKRFRHEVDAGNLAVNAGTAAPMAFFHFGGWKDSFFGDLHAQGEDMINFYTDKAIYIERWPDA
- the gdhB gene encoding glutamate dehydrogenase GdhB — its product is MATTTDGQDDSDTEAEHVTALDNARRQLERAESLVDVDDGIIERLKHPTKVQRVAVPLKRDDGTVEVYTGYRSQHDDVRGPYKGGLRYHPDVTEDECVGLSMWMTWKCAVMDLPFGGGKGGIVVDPKDLSTGEKERLTRRFAEELRDFVGPKKDIPAPDMGTDAQTMAWFMDAYSMQEGETTPGVVTGKPPVIGGSYGREESPGRSVAIIAREAIDHYDMDIEDTTVAVQGFGSVGANAARLLDDYGATVVAVSDVNGAIYDADGLDTHDVPTHEEEPEAVLKYDAPETLSNEELLELDVDVLIPAAIGDVITADNAADIRADLVVEGANGPTTFAADEMLEERGVEVIPDILANAGGVTVSYFEWLQDINRRAWSLERVYDELETAMLEAWDNVSETKADLDVTWRDAAYVVGITRIAEAKESRGLWP
- a CDS encoding aminotransferase family protein, which translates into the protein MAQHNHIFYKWGGGIEPDLPRVDHAHDEFLVTEDGEKLIDAAAGAAVTNLGHSVPGIEEIFESQSAEVSYLSLSHFSHDAPEDLARTLATRAPGDLSKVFFTNSGSEANEAAFKLAREYFRARGKPEKSVVVSRWQSYHGATFGALSATGNTLRRRGFEPFLTDWEHISPAYPYRWSFDGTPEEQARAAARELETTIRQRGPDTVAAFVAEPVGGASIPAAAPHPVYYKEIRDICDEYDVLFIADEVMTGFGRTGPLFAMEHYGVTPDMMSLGKGLTSGYTPMSAVLVNDKVADEFAREDVSFAHGHTFAGNPLSAAVANFVVEQYTDGVLERGQQRGQQLASELAPLADHPMVGDFRAIGPMVGLEFVADKDTKEPFDPSQKVYKQVYDAALDRGVYTYPGKGSVDGVAGDHLMLSPPLTLSESSVSRIAEAVEGAIEDVYSRVHPGVTA
- a CDS encoding aldehyde dehydrogenase family protein; protein product: MEVEHYTDSVQENHQQAIEEAGSLGTFEAWVDGESRAAASGETFETRDPVVDEPILSVPRCDHEDVDAAVEAAWNAYDGEWGETTPAERSRTLQEWVGVLRDNLDELALLESLDTGKPLAYAEGEVTKGLDFIEYYANICRAEGGKQIAAANDAHIYTRREPYGVVGCVTPWNYPLVLTSWKIGPALAAGNSVVLKPAEQSPLTALRIAELSEGILPDGVFNVVPGFGDEAGASVTGHADVRKVSFTGEDVTGEAVMSAAAENITPVTLELGGKSPFVVFPDADVEQAAETVAGSITYNTGQSCDACSRAIVHEDVRDEFVEHLVEEVESHTIGDPLSEETTFGPLVSEAQYEKVNSYLELGVEEGATLATGGNTIDDDSLEDGWYVEPAVFVDADNDMRIAQEEIFGPVETVITFETYEEAIELANDVEFGLAAGVATENGSLAHRAASDIDAGSIWVNKYYGRTVTGSPFGGFKRSGMGRECARDTLKSYTQEKTVHVPIEQDPTL